A part of Aegilops tauschii subsp. strangulata cultivar AL8/78 chromosome 2, Aet v6.0, whole genome shotgun sequence genomic DNA contains:
- the LOC109754298 gene encoding probable cinnamyl alcohol dehydrogenase 6 — protein MEVTPNHTQAVSGWAAMEPSGEVVPFAFKRRENGVDDVTIKVHYCGMCHTDLHFINNDWGITMYPLVPGHEITGVVTRVGANVSGFRPGDRVGVGCIAASCLDCDHCRRSEENYCDKVALTYNGIFWDGSVTYGGYSSMLVAHKRFLVRIPDALPLDAAAPLLCAGITVYSPMKQHGMLQAGRRLGVVGLGGLGHVAVKFGKAFGLKVTVISTSPAKEREARESLKADDFVLSTDEKQMQAMARSLDYVIDTVSAQHSLGPILELLKVNGKLVLVAAPDKPVELPSFPLIFGKRTVSGSMTGGMKETQEMMDLCGEHGITADIELVSTDGINDALARLARNDVRYRFVVDVAGSGSRL, from the coding sequence GGCCATGGAGCCCTCCGGCGAGGTGGTGCCCTTCGCCTTCAAGCGCCGGGAGAACGGCGTGGACGACGTCACCATCAAGGTGCACTACTGCGGCATGTGCCACACCGACCTCCACTTCATCAACAACGACTGGGGCATCACCATGTACCCCCTCGTGCCCGGCCACGAGATCACCGGCGTTGTCACCCGCGTCGGCGCCAACGTCTCCGGCTTCCGCCCCGGCGACCGCGTCGGCGTCGGCTGCATCGCCGCCTCCTGCCTCGACTGCGACCACTGCCGCCGCTCCGAGGAGAACTACTGCGACAAGGTCGCGCTCACCTACAACGGCATCTTCTGGGACGGCAGCGTCACCTACGGCGGCTACTCCAGCATGCTCGTCGCGCACAAGCGCTTCCTCGTGCGCATCCCGGACGCCCTCCCGCTGGACGCCGCCGCGCCGCTGCTGTGCGCCGGGATCACCGTGTACAGCCCCATGAAGCAGCACGGGATGCTTCAGGCTGGCAGGAGGCTCGGCGTGGTCGGGCTGGGCGGGCTCGGCCACGTCGCCGTCAAGTTCGGCAAGGCGTTCGGGCTCAAGGTCACCGTCATCAGCACGTCGCCGGCCAAGGAGCGGGAGGCGAGGGAGAGCCTCAAGGCCGACGACTTCGTCCTCAGCACCGACGAGAAGCAGATGCAGGCCATGGCTCGGAGCCTGGACTACGTGATCGACACGGTGTCGGCGCAGCACTCGCTGGGGCCCATCCTGGAGCTGCTCAAGGTGAACGGGAAGCTGGTGCTGGTGGCGGCGCCGGACAAGCCCGTGGAGCTGCCGTCCTTCCCGCTCATCTTCGGGAAGAGGACGGTGAGCGGGAGCATGACAGGCGGCATGAAGGAGACGCAGGAGATGATGGACCTGTGCGGGGAGCACGGCATCACCGCTGACATCGAGCTCGTCTCCACCGATGGGATCAACGACGCGTTGGCCAGGCTCGCACGCAACGACGTCCGCTACCGCTTCGTCGTCGACGTTGCCGGGAGTGGCTCCAGGCTCTAg